Proteins co-encoded in one uncultured Draconibacterium sp. genomic window:
- a CDS encoding rhodanese-like domain-containing protein gives MKKTGIIIALMMGMFTVLSAQEARVYNGYKELVAAVKQEIDVVEPEGFHEKYVEGLKSRKPDYILIDVRTKDEYQAGHIPGAYLVQRGVLESHIAKEKVWEDFRHALPEKTDTIILYCHSGSRSALATKSLMMLGYKHVYSLNGGWNAWHENYPKLERF, from the coding sequence ATGAAGAAAACAGGAATTATCATCGCATTGATGATGGGGATGTTTACTGTGCTTTCGGCTCAGGAAGCTAGGGTTTACAATGGTTATAAAGAATTGGTGGCTGCAGTAAAGCAGGAAATTGATGTCGTGGAACCGGAAGGATTTCATGAAAAATATGTGGAAGGATTGAAAAGCCGTAAGCCCGATTATATTTTAATCGATGTGCGCACAAAAGACGAATACCAGGCCGGACATATTCCCGGAGCTTATTTAGTGCAGCGTGGTGTTTTGGAGTCACATATTGCAAAGGAAAAAGTTTGGGAAGATTTTCGTCACGCACTTCCTGAAAAAACAGATACTATAATTTTGTATTGCCACAGTGGCAGTCGCTCGGCGCTGGCAACAAAATCGCTAATGATGTTGGGCTACAAGCATGTTTATTCACTTAATGGTGGCTGGAACGCCTGGCACGAAAATTACCCAAAACTGGAAAGGTTTTAG
- a CDS encoding Crp/Fnr family transcriptional regulator, translating into MNLSTNSCVNCTLKSKPVSVLDDNELTTLGKGCSMIQYDKGELIIKEGGPVQHIIYLREGFVKLVKKGAGGKDFILSVSTKGAYLGLQNLDKETKSNYYSAVALTKSEVCFIDRNHFTDLLKSNGDFAVKVLSTVFKDEMNYFDRLVKNVQHQLPGRLANTISYLAHEVYGQNPFALNLTQTEIAALIGTSRESISRILKEFQDLEIIDLKKNVLTILNEERLEEIKNKG; encoded by the coding sequence ATGAATTTGTCGACCAATAGCTGTGTTAATTGTACACTAAAGTCAAAGCCCGTTTCAGTTCTGGATGATAATGAGTTAACTACGCTCGGAAAAGGTTGTTCAATGATTCAGTACGATAAAGGAGAACTTATTATTAAAGAAGGAGGACCGGTACAACATATTATCTATTTACGCGAAGGATTCGTAAAATTGGTAAAAAAGGGTGCCGGAGGAAAAGATTTTATTTTAAGTGTTTCTACAAAAGGGGCTTATCTCGGTCTTCAGAATCTCGACAAGGAAACAAAATCGAATTATTATTCGGCTGTTGCACTTACCAAATCGGAGGTTTGTTTTATTGATCGAAACCATTTTACTGATTTACTAAAAAGTAATGGCGACTTTGCTGTTAAAGTTTTGTCTACGGTTTTTAAAGATGAAATGAATTATTTTGATCGGTTGGTGAAGAATGTGCAGCATCAATTACCCGGGCGCCTGGCCAATACCATAAGTTATTTAGCACATGAAGTTTATGGCCAAAATCCCTTTGCATTAAACCTTACACAAACCGAAATTGCTGCTCTTATAGGTACTTCGCGCGAAAGTATTTCAAGGATTTTAAAAGAATTTCAAGATCTGGAGATTATTGATTTAAAGAAAAATGTACTTACTATTTTGAACGAAGAACGGCTTGAGGAAATTAAAAACAAAGGCTAA
- a CDS encoding MBL fold metallo-hydrolase has protein sequence MKNIVTLITMMVFVVFAQAQDFEKDVFATSEGDLEITFIAHGTLMMQFNGKVIHIDPVSWYADYAIMPKADLVLITHEHGDHLDAKAIDAINKEGTQVVLTKTCNEKYAGTKVLSNGESGIFAGIEVDAVPAYNIKHEREAGQPFHPKGVGNGYVLHFGDKKVYVAGDTENIPEMAALKDIDIAFLPMNLPYTMTPEMVADATKMFQPKVLYPYHFGETNTDELVELLKNQDKTELRIRNLK, from the coding sequence ATGAAGAATATAGTTACACTGATAACAATGATGGTTTTTGTTGTTTTTGCGCAAGCTCAGGATTTTGAGAAGGATGTGTTCGCCACCTCAGAAGGCGATTTGGAAATTACTTTTATTGCGCACGGAACACTAATGATGCAATTTAACGGGAAAGTAATTCATATCGATCCGGTGTCGTGGTATGCTGATTATGCCATCATGCCAAAAGCCGATTTGGTTTTGATAACACATGAGCATGGCGACCATTTGGATGCCAAAGCAATTGATGCGATTAATAAAGAGGGAACTCAGGTGGTACTCACAAAAACTTGCAACGAGAAATACGCCGGTACTAAAGTACTTAGCAATGGCGAATCGGGAATTTTTGCCGGAATTGAAGTTGATGCAGTGCCCGCTTACAATATTAAACACGAACGCGAAGCCGGACAACCTTTTCACCCAAAAGGAGTAGGTAATGGTTATGTGCTGCACTTTGGCGATAAAAAAGTATACGTTGCCGGCGATACCGAAAATATTCCGGAAATGGCAGCGTTGAAAGACATTGATATTGCTTTTCTGCCGATGAACCTGCCTTATACAATGACTCCTGAAATGGTGGCTGACGCTACCAAAATGTTTCAGCCCAAAGTTCTTTATCCGTATCATTTCGGAGAGACAAATACCGACGAACTGGTTGAATTATTAAAAAATCAAGACAAAACTGAATTAAGGATTCGAAACTTAAAATAA
- a CDS encoding SUMF1/EgtB/PvdO family nonheme iron enzyme: protein MSKFQLFGNYLRKKLLLIIFIGFIIGIAVTISSLKVIEATSTNESCEVCHVHPHVFDSWKLSVHHENRTGMHIGCVECHLPPKGQGYLKEKIKAGARDAYGYLFKDSADFNWEAKSSLEQAQHFVFEESCISCHNNLFPLTLNSEGQQAHLYYSQNQEELRCINCHLNVGHYDPNALHAKNVEFGSTGAEAKEYYTSATEVKVHEDYTETVPGTTIAFNMKAIPGGSFKIGSPESEQLRESDEGPQKTVNVSPFFMAEIEVSWDEYLAFYGATAAEGRTTDTEGSRTEADVDAISGPTPPYGQPDQNWGMGSRPAITMSYHSAETYCKWLSKVTGKTYRLPTEAEWEYAARGGTETPFFFEGQPKDFKDKNFIGKLFGKGSDIINNYVVYEKNSGLKTAKPDVIEGNPYGLKNMLGNAAEYCADWYSEDAYSKLSDGVSDPKGPASGEEHVIRGGTFKSSVGEVRSAARDYTRSEEWMKTDPQMPKSIWWLSDCNYIGFRVVCEYDENTGK, encoded by the coding sequence ATGTCCAAATTTCAACTTTTTGGTAACTACCTTCGAAAAAAATTGTTACTGATCATTTTTATCGGATTTATAATTGGTATCGCTGTTACCATTTCTTCTCTTAAAGTCATTGAAGCTACCTCTACAAACGAATCGTGCGAAGTATGTCACGTTCATCCCCATGTTTTTGATTCTTGGAAACTCTCTGTTCATCACGAGAACAGAACAGGAATGCATATTGGCTGTGTAGAATGTCACCTTCCGCCAAAAGGACAAGGCTACCTAAAAGAGAAAATAAAGGCCGGAGCCCGCGATGCTTACGGTTATCTGTTTAAAGACAGTGCCGATTTTAACTGGGAAGCCAAATCTTCGCTTGAGCAGGCACAGCATTTTGTTTTTGAAGAATCGTGTATAAGTTGTCACAATAATTTATTTCCGCTAACACTTAATTCCGAAGGTCAACAAGCTCACCTTTATTACTCGCAAAACCAAGAGGAACTGCGCTGCATCAACTGCCACCTGAATGTTGGGCACTACGATCCGAATGCGCTTCATGCCAAAAATGTTGAGTTTGGAAGCACAGGTGCCGAAGCAAAAGAATATTATACTTCTGCAACCGAAGTAAAGGTTCATGAAGACTATACCGAAACAGTTCCGGGTACAACCATTGCATTTAATATGAAAGCCATTCCGGGCGGAAGTTTCAAAATTGGGAGTCCGGAATCGGAACAATTGCGCGAAAGCGATGAAGGTCCGCAAAAAACAGTAAATGTAAGTCCATTCTTTATGGCCGAAATAGAAGTGAGCTGGGATGAATACCTGGCCTTTTATGGTGCCACTGCCGCCGAAGGCCGAACCACCGACACTGAAGGATCTCGTACAGAAGCAGATGTTGATGCGATATCAGGGCCTACACCACCTTACGGGCAGCCCGACCAAAACTGGGGAATGGGAAGCCGCCCGGCCATTACGATGAGTTACCATTCAGCCGAAACCTACTGCAAATGGTTATCGAAAGTTACCGGAAAAACCTACCGCTTGCCAACTGAAGCCGAGTGGGAATATGCAGCCCGCGGAGGAACCGAAACTCCATTCTTCTTTGAAGGACAGCCAAAAGATTTTAAAGACAAAAACTTTATTGGAAAACTATTCGGAAAAGGAAGCGACATTATTAATAACTACGTTGTTTACGAAAAAAACAGCGGACTGAAAACGGCCAAACCCGATGTTATTGAGGGCAATCCGTATGGTCTGAAAAACATGCTTGGCAATGCCGCAGAATACTGTGCTGATTGGTACTCCGAAGATGCCTATTCGAAACTAAGCGATGGTGTTAGCGACCCCAAAGGACCAGCCTCGGGTGAGGAACACGTTATTCGTGGCGGAACATTTAAAAGTTCGGTTGGCGAAGTAAGAAGTGCTGCCCGCGATTACACCCGTAGCGAAGAATGGATGAAAACCGATCCGCAAATGCCAAAGAGTATCTGGTGGCTATCAGACTGTAATTACATTGGCTTCCGAGTGGTGTGCGAATATGATGAGAATACCGGAAAATAA
- a CDS encoding glycoside hydrolase family 97 protein, translated as MKRLPLLITLIALVFSLSAKEYLVESPSGKIQVKVNVNETVTYSVLLNGRTIVAPSQISMELYDGTVWGVDAKVRKAKTNSVSQILTPVVKRKSATIKDEYKELTLKFKGYSLQFRAYDDGAAYRWVTDKTGKYKVKSELATFAFPTDNKLWFPEEESMMTHQEREYLRETLSNIGNNRFASTGLLVDCGNGVKTYISESNLMDYPGMYLRGCDDNKYALVGKYPGVVLETEQLRDRDVKPTKYADYIAECSGPREFPWRAMVITENDGQLIETEMIYKLAPECKLENTGWIKPGKVAWDWWNANNIYGVDFVAGVNTETYKYYIDFASKYGLEYIILDEGWYVLSDILKQEKDVDVKEIIDYGKEKNVDVILWVVWKAMDDKLEEALDQFQAWGAKGIKMDFMQRDDQWMVNFYEKIARKCAEHNLLVDFHGAYKPSGLRRAYPNVISYEGVKGMENAKWSNLPDPEHDVTLPFIRMVAGPMDYTPGAMINKTKENFAQVFTEPMSQGTRCHQLALYPVFESPLQMLADNPSNYYREPECMEFLAAVPSVWDETKVLEAKVSDYIAVARRSGDKWFVGALTDWDPREMELKLDFLGDGTYTMKVWQDGLNANKHAADFAQETVEVTATSTVNVKMAPGGGWVAIIEKK; from the coding sequence ATGAAAAGATTACCGCTATTGATTACCCTTATAGCCCTTGTCTTCTCCCTTTCGGCCAAAGAGTATTTGGTTGAATCGCCTTCGGGAAAAATACAGGTTAAGGTAAATGTTAACGAAACCGTTACCTATTCGGTATTGCTAAACGGACGTACAATTGTTGCGCCGTCGCAAATTTCGATGGAACTATACGACGGCACAGTTTGGGGAGTGGATGCCAAAGTACGCAAAGCAAAAACCAACAGCGTATCGCAGATACTTACGCCGGTTGTGAAACGAAAAAGCGCTACGATAAAAGATGAATACAAGGAACTCACGTTGAAGTTTAAAGGTTATTCGTTGCAATTCAGGGCATACGACGATGGCGCTGCCTACCGTTGGGTAACAGATAAAACCGGCAAATACAAGGTAAAAAGCGAGTTGGCGACTTTCGCGTTTCCGACCGACAACAAACTTTGGTTTCCGGAAGAAGAAAGTATGATGACCCACCAGGAGCGTGAATATCTGCGCGAAACGCTATCGAATATTGGCAACAATCGTTTTGCTTCGACGGGCTTGCTGGTTGACTGCGGAAACGGCGTAAAAACCTACATTTCGGAATCGAACCTGATGGATTACCCGGGAATGTATTTGCGTGGTTGCGACGATAACAAATATGCTTTGGTTGGAAAATACCCCGGTGTTGTGCTGGAAACCGAACAGCTGCGCGACCGCGATGTAAAACCAACAAAATATGCCGATTATATTGCCGAATGCAGCGGTCCGCGCGAATTCCCGTGGCGTGCCATGGTAATAACCGAAAATGATGGACAGTTGATAGAAACAGAAATGATTTACAAACTGGCTCCTGAGTGCAAATTGGAGAATACCGGCTGGATTAAACCCGGTAAAGTTGCATGGGACTGGTGGAATGCCAATAATATTTACGGTGTTGATTTTGTGGCCGGTGTAAATACCGAAACCTACAAATATTACATCGATTTTGCTTCGAAATACGGATTGGAATACATCATTCTGGACGAAGGCTGGTATGTGCTTTCTGATATTTTGAAACAGGAAAAAGATGTAGATGTAAAAGAGATAATTGATTACGGAAAAGAAAAGAATGTTGACGTAATTCTTTGGGTGGTTTGGAAAGCCATGGATGACAAACTGGAGGAAGCACTCGATCAGTTTCAAGCTTGGGGAGCAAAAGGGATTAAAATGGACTTTATGCAACGCGACGACCAGTGGATGGTAAACTTTTACGAGAAAATTGCCCGCAAATGTGCCGAGCACAACTTGTTGGTTGATTTCCATGGAGCTTATAAACCAAGTGGTTTGAGGCGTGCTTACCCTAACGTAATTTCTTACGAGGGAGTTAAAGGAATGGAAAATGCCAAATGGTCGAACTTACCCGATCCGGAGCACGATGTAACTTTGCCTTTTATTCGTATGGTTGCCGGACCAATGGACTATACTCCGGGGGCAATGATCAACAAAACAAAAGAGAATTTCGCACAGGTGTTTACCGAGCCAATGAGCCAGGGAACACGCTGCCACCAGTTGGCATTATACCCGGTTTTTGAAAGCCCGCTGCAAATGTTGGCCGATAATCCATCGAACTATTACCGCGAGCCGGAATGTATGGAATTCCTTGCGGCAGTTCCATCGGTTTGGGACGAAACTAAAGTGCTGGAAGCCAAAGTGAGTGACTATATTGCCGTAGCTCGACGCTCGGGCGACAAATGGTTTGTAGGTGCTTTAACCGACTGGGATCCGCGTGAAATGGAATTAAAACTCGATTTCCTTGGCGACGGTACTTACACCATGAAAGTTTGGCAAGACGGCCTAAACGCCAATAAACATGCCGCCGACTTTGCGCAGGAAACTGTAGAAGTTACCGCAACCTCAACCGTAAATGTTAAAATGGCTCCCGGTGGTGGCTGGGTTGCTATAATTGAAAAGAAATAG
- a CDS encoding TlpA disulfide reductase family protein — MRFQTLILAVICIPILFSCSNQKIIDLPLSPQNGYGYFNSALGGISPYSENENNPWEKTYLSVTGAPENWTDIKFGDIETDIYQSVYQNNLQGNITKEWYEELQKSWNWKPDTLELSKEPLKTKIAFAFGKDSAGVTNMIVDANNNLDFSDDKSFIPYNFSPSEEINKDSVALSNAINVSFERLVNNKKQLITAPLFIAHMSQYNMFMCNFPQYSETTFNGKKIAVCSDHFSNLSYQNSSIALINDSIKDGDKINSKNLIEKNEFIEIKGKLYKNIGVNTNSNTLTLEKMSLPKSELNSTQIGFKSFSFEGNDFMTGSQISSEQLKGKYILLDFWAIWCGPCRQEIPNMKELYKKTDREKFEIIGIVGDSPSDALKEIIINDSITWTQMLSTDSNKIKETYGIQGYPTTFLLNPKGIIIGKNLRGKELEEKVLGLIN; from the coding sequence ATGAGATTTCAAACATTGATCTTAGCTGTAATTTGTATTCCTATTTTGTTTAGTTGTTCAAATCAAAAAATAATTGATCTTCCATTAAGTCCACAGAATGGATATGGCTATTTTAACTCGGCACTTGGTGGTATTTCCCCTTATTCAGAAAATGAAAATAATCCATGGGAAAAAACCTATTTGTCGGTAACAGGAGCTCCAGAAAACTGGACTGACATTAAATTCGGAGACATTGAGACAGATATCTATCAATCAGTTTATCAAAACAATTTACAAGGAAACATTACTAAAGAGTGGTATGAAGAGTTACAAAAATCGTGGAATTGGAAACCTGACACTCTTGAATTGTCAAAAGAACCATTAAAAACTAAAATAGCATTTGCCTTTGGGAAAGATTCAGCAGGTGTTACAAATATGATAGTTGATGCAAATAATAATTTGGATTTTAGCGATGATAAAAGCTTCATCCCATATAATTTTTCACCAAGTGAAGAAATAAACAAGGATTCTGTTGCATTGAGCAATGCTATAAATGTTTCATTCGAACGACTGGTTAATAATAAAAAACAATTGATAACTGCTCCTCTTTTCATTGCACATATGAGTCAATATAATATGTTTATGTGCAATTTCCCACAATATTCAGAAACAACATTCAACGGAAAAAAAATTGCAGTGTGTTCTGACCATTTTTCAAATTTATCATACCAAAACTCAAGTATAGCATTAATTAATGATAGCATAAAAGATGGAGATAAAATCAATAGTAAGAATTTAATTGAGAAAAATGAATTCATTGAAATTAAAGGAAAACTTTATAAAAACATCGGTGTAAACACAAATAGCAATACGTTGACTTTAGAAAAAATGTCATTACCAAAGAGTGAATTGAATTCTACTCAGATAGGATTTAAGTCATTTTCTTTTGAAGGGAACGATTTTATGACAGGATCCCAAATATCATCAGAACAATTAAAAGGGAAATATATATTGCTTGATTTTTGGGCAATTTGGTGTGGCCCTTGTAGACAAGAAATCCCTAACATGAAAGAACTTTATAAGAAAACCGATAGAGAAAAATTTGAAATAATTGGTATTGTTGGAGATAGCCCTTCGGATGCACTTAAAGAAATAATCATAAATGATTCTATTACCTGGACACAGATGCTTTCAACGGATTCCAATAAAATAAAAGAGACTTATGGAATTCAAGGATATCCAACTACTTTCCTTTTAAACCCAAAAGGAATAATTATAGGAAAAAATTTGAGAGGAAAAGAATTAGAAGAAAAAGTACTCGGATTGATAAATTAA
- a CDS encoding Gfo/Idh/MocA family oxidoreductase produces MSNNNFSRRKFLAGAATVGAAGAMGIGTLSSCSGGSSSASAEYDWMPREYKYPPLLDEVPAGTVLKAGVIGCGGRGTGAALNFLEAGGSTVQVTALADVFKDRLDSCVEKIKTETGQEVPPENCFLGFDAYEKVLDSGVDIVILATPPKFRPQQFEAAVKARKHVFMEKPVAVDPVGIRQVLAAAKMADAAGLKVVTGTQRRHQHKYLNIYKELSNNAIGKLTTAEVYWNGGQLWYRNSKPEWSEMEWMIRDWVNWCWLSGDHIVEQHVHNIDVANWFFGKHPIKALGFGSRQRRPTGDQYDNFAVRYELDDGRQILSTCRQINGCTNAVNEVMHGTKGKAFTSQGGTAIITDLQGNTLFSDEDHATSPYVQEHKDLITCIRENIPWNQAEETANSVMVAIMGRVSAYTGKEVTWDEMMNSDMKLGPDTFIMGDIGYMETASVPVPGTLER; encoded by the coding sequence ATGAGTAACAACAATTTTTCAAGAAGGAAATTTTTAGCCGGAGCCGCAACAGTTGGAGCAGCAGGGGCTATGGGAATCGGAACTTTGTCATCGTGCTCTGGCGGAAGCTCTTCTGCAAGCGCCGAATACGATTGGATGCCAAGAGAATACAAATATCCGCCTTTATTGGATGAAGTACCTGCAGGAACAGTTTTAAAAGCCGGAGTTATTGGTTGTGGCGGACGGGGAACCGGTGCAGCTCTTAATTTTTTGGAAGCCGGTGGTTCAACCGTTCAGGTAACGGCGCTGGCCGATGTTTTTAAGGACAGGCTGGATAGTTGTGTGGAAAAAATTAAAACCGAAACCGGACAGGAAGTTCCTCCTGAAAACTGTTTTCTTGGGTTTGATGCTTATGAAAAAGTACTCGATTCGGGTGTTGATATTGTAATTCTGGCAACACCACCCAAATTCCGTCCTCAGCAGTTTGAAGCGGCTGTAAAAGCACGTAAGCACGTATTTATGGAAAAACCTGTTGCTGTTGATCCGGTTGGAATTCGCCAGGTTTTGGCTGCAGCCAAAATGGCCGATGCTGCCGGATTAAAAGTGGTTACGGGTACACAACGCCGCCACCAACATAAATATTTAAACATATATAAAGAACTCAGCAATAATGCCATTGGCAAACTCACCACTGCCGAAGTATATTGGAATGGAGGACAATTGTGGTACAGAAACAGCAAGCCCGAATGGAGCGAAATGGAATGGATGATTCGCGACTGGGTGAACTGGTGCTGGCTATCGGGCGATCATATTGTTGAACAGCACGTGCACAATATCGACGTAGCCAACTGGTTTTTTGGCAAACATCCGATAAAAGCTTTAGGTTTTGGTTCACGTCAGCGTCGCCCAACCGGCGATCAGTATGATAATTTTGCCGTTCGATATGAACTAGACGACGGACGCCAGATTTTAAGTACCTGCCGCCAGATTAATGGTTGTACAAATGCGGTAAACGAAGTAATGCATGGTACTAAAGGAAAAGCATTTACCTCGCAGGGAGGAACAGCAATAATTACCGACTTGCAGGGAAATACTCTATTCTCGGACGAAGACCATGCAACCAGCCCATACGTTCAGGAACATAAGGACCTGATCACCTGTATTCGCGAGAATATACCATGGAACCAGGCCGAAGAAACTGCCAATTCGGTAATGGTGGCAATTATGGGACGTGTTTCGGCATACACCGGAAAAGAAGTTACCTGGGACGAAATGATGAACTCGGACATGAAACTTGGTCCTGACACTTTCATTATGGGCGATATTGGCTACATGGAAACGGCCAGCGTACCTGTACCGGGAACACTTGAACGTTAG